The Musa acuminata AAA Group cultivar baxijiao chromosome BXJ2-2, Cavendish_Baxijiao_AAA, whole genome shotgun sequence genome has a segment encoding these proteins:
- the LOC135606318 gene encoding abscisic acid 8'-hydroxylase 4-like translates to MASHLSLALSHLLRSPFFLLLSLSLLTYLVVRALRVTGNSRRAIVAASPPGTTGLPLIGETPAFLAANHSGRGVYDFVRARHLRYGECFKTNILGRTHVFVSSIVAVRTLLGHESPDFSKRYIRSITELVGDQSLLCASHEQHKFIRRHISCLFKLDSMDSTVRKFDELVIHTLRGWEQKDTVLVLSDAMKITFNAICKMLISTEDEHELEILRNDVSEVSEAMLALPLKFPGTRFYRGLKARRRIMNTLRKMIDLRKRGSECHEDFLQGLVRDESHGNEPLTDDQILDNILTLIIAGQVTTASSIAWMVKYLDENQEVQEKLRALHLELAFTNSLSPLGSEVLNVMPYALKIVKETLRMATIVSWFPRVALKDSEIGGLRIQKGWIVNVNARSIHYDPVVYDDPVKFNPSRFDDDSKPYSFLAFGTGGRICVGMNLAKAMMLVFLHRLVTTYRWRVTDSDSSLQKGAMFPMLRSGCPITVSRVVVEAKLP, encoded by the exons ATGGCGAGCCACCTGTCTCTCGCTCTCAGCCATCTTCTTCGttctccctttttcttgctcctctccctctctctgctCACGTACCTGGTCGTCCGAGCGTTGAGGGTGACAGGAAACTCCCGGAGGGCGATAGTGGCGGCCTCTCCTCCGGGGACCACTGGACTTCCTCTGATCGGAGAGACACCGGCATTCCTAGCGGCCAACCACAGCGGCAGGGGTGTTTACGACTTCGTCAGGGCACGCCATCTACG GTACGGAGAGTGTTTCAAAACCAATATACTTGGACGCACCCATGTTTTTGTGTCAAGCATTGTCGCCGTTCGGACACTTCTAGGTCATGAGTCTCCTGATTTCTCAAAGAGGTATATAAGGTCAATAACGGAGCTCGTGGGAGATCAAAGTTTGCTTTGTGCTTCTCATGAGCAACACAAGTTCATCCGTCGCCACATCTCCTGTCTGTTCAAATTAGACTCGATGGATTCAACAGTCAGGAAATTTGATGAATTGGTCATTCATACTTTGCGCGGTTGGGAGCAGAAAGATACTGTCCTGGTGCTTAGTGATGCTATGAAG ATTACATTCAATGCGATCTGTAAGATGCTCATAAGCACAGAGGACGAGCACGAGCTAGAAATTCTAAGAAATGATGTTTCTGAAGTAAGCGAAGCGATGCTAGCCTTGCCTTTGAAATTTCCAGGGACTAGATTCTACAGGGGTCTCAAG GCCAGGAGAAGGATAATGAATACACTAAGAAAAATGATAGATTTAAGGAAAAGGGGATCAGAGTGTCATGAAGACTTCTTACAAGGCCTTGTAAGAGATGAATCACACGGTAATGAGCCATTGACCGATGACCAAATCTTGGATAATATCTTGACACTGATAATTGCAG GTCAGGTAACAACAGCAAGTTCGATAGCTTGGATGGTCAAGTACTTGGATGAGAACCAAGAGGTCCAAGAAAAACTAAGA GCTTTACACTTGGAGCTAGCATTTACAAATTCTTTGTCACCTCTTGGATCTGAAGTTCTTAATGTTATGCCATATGCTCTTAAG ATTGTGAAGGAGACCTTGAGGATGGCAAcgattgtgtcttggtttccgagAGTGGCACTGAAGGACTCTGAGATCGGAG GATTAAGGATTCAGAAAGGGTGGATTGTGAATGTAAATGCAAGGTCTATACACTATGATCCTGTAGTGTATGATGACCCAGTGAAGTTCAATCCATCGAGGTTCGAC GATGACTCCAAGCCCTATAGCTTCTTGGCATTTGGAACAGGAGGGAGGATCTGCGTGGGAATGAACCTAGCCAAGGCTATGATGCTAGTTTTTCTACATCGGCTCGTTACGACATACAG GTGGAGGGTGACTGATTCGGATTCGAGCTTGCAGAAAGGAGCAATGTTCCCGATGCTGCGAAGCGGGTGTCCTATCACCGTCTCCCGTGTTGTGGTAGAGGCTAAATTACCTTAG
- the LOC135606319 gene encoding tubby-like F-box protein 5, whose protein sequence is MSFKSLVRELRDGIGSMSRRGGGAMEGMMTAHSRGCAPHPQELEEQQQQGRWANLPPELLLDVIQRVEASEVAWPERRHVLACAAVCRSWRNITKEVVRSPEQCGQITFPFSLKQPGPRDHPIQCFIRRERATSTFCLYLGLTPSLQGQSDKLLLAAHKIRRATSTNFVISLNPDDISRASSTYIGKARSNFLATKFTVYDSEPPYDAAVSSSNRSNRRIHSRQVSPRVPAGNYNIATISYELNILRTRGPRRMQCMMHSIPISSVQEGGSVPAPSSFIHSVDQRLSSLPVVKGKEPVIGFSSTSLNESNAPVQINGEPLILKNKAPRWHEQLQCWCLNFRGRVTVASVKNFQLVAAADPSCHVSPAEQEKVILQFGKIGKDIFTMDYQYPLSAFQAFAICLTSFDTKPACE, encoded by the exons ATGTCGTTTAAGAGCCTCGTCCGTGAGTTGAGGGATGGGATTGGGAGCATgtcaagaagaggaggaggagcgatGGAAGGGATGATGACCGCGCACAGCCGAGGATGTGCCCCGCATCCGCAGGAGCtggaagagcagcagcagcaggggaGGTGGGCGAACCTGCCGCCGGAGTTGCTGCTGGATGTGATCCAGAGAGTGGAGGCGAGTGAGGTGGCGTGGCCGGAGAGGAGGCATGTGCTAGCGTGCGCGGCGGTGTGCCGCTCGTGGCGGAACATCACGAAGGAGGTGGTCAGGTCCCCCGAGCAATGCGGCCAGATCACCTTCCCTTTCTCCCTCAAGCAG CCCGGGCCACGAGATCACCCGATTCAGTGCTTTATAAGGAGGGAGAGAGCGACGTCGACCTTCTGCTTGTACCTGGGTCTGACCCCCT CACTGCAGGGGCAGAGTGACAAGCTTTTGTTGGCAGCCCACAAGATCAGACGTGCAACGAGCACCAACTTTGTGATCTCATTGAATCCTGATGATATCTCTCGAGCTAGCAGTACCTATATTGGAAAAGCGAG GTCAAACTTTCTGGCAACAAAGTTCACTGTTTATGACAGCGAGCCTCCTTATGATGCTGCAGTTTCTTCAAGCAATCGTTCAAATCGAAGGATTCATTCTAGGCAAGTGTCCCCGAGAGTACCGGCTGGCAATTACAACATTGCTACCATCTCCTATGAGCTGAACATCTTGCGAACCCGAGGGCCACGAAGAATGCAGTGCATGATGCACTCGATTCCCATCTCCTCCGTCCAAGAAGGTGGGAGTGTCCCTGCACCCAGCAGTTTCATTCACTCCGTCGATCAACGGCTCTCCAGTTTACCAGTAGTGAAGGGCAAGGAGCCGGTGATAGGTTTTTCTTCCACCAGTCTCAATGAATCAAATGCACCTGTCCAGATCAATGGAGAACCTCTCATTCTAAAGAATAAAGCCCCTCGGTGGCATGAGCAGCTTCAGTGCTGGTGCTTGAACTTTAGAGGACGAGTAACAGTGGCTTCTGTCAAGAACTTTCAGCTTGTGGCAGCTGCAGATCCTTCCTGTCATGTTTCTCCAGCAGAGCAAGAAAAAGTTATTCTTCAGTTTGGTAAAATAGGAAAGGATATTTTCACTATGGATTATCAATATCCACTCTCTGCATTTCAGGCATTTGCAATTTGCTTGACGAGTTTTGACACTAAGCCAGCATGTGAATGA